A region of the Chrysiogenia bacterium genome:
AAAAACAAAACCGCCGCGCATCCGCGCGGCGGTTTTGGCTGGAGAGCGGGAAAAATCAGGCGGCTTCGGAAGCGCCTTCACCGGCGGGGCGGCGTGAACCCGCAAGACGCGAGCGGCCCGGGAGCTGCTGTGCAAGTTTCTTGAAATAGTACTTCACACCCGTGAGCAAACTGACCGAGCCGATTTGCAGGATTTCGTCACCGGCCGACCAGCTCATCAGGTCGCTGTAGTAATCGTTGAGGCGAACATCGCGATGGTGGAAGCGCGTGTCATTCTGCGCTTTTTGAAAGCAGGTGTCCTGCACGCTGCCGCGGAAGACGAACTTCTTCGTGTCGAACTTGGCATCGCCGCGAATGTAGATCTTGTCGCGGTAAAGCGAGTTAATGCTCAGCGCAATGCGTTCGTGATTCCGGCTCGGCTGATTCTTCGCAAAATAGGGCGAGGGATAAACCTCTTCGAAGTTGAGTGCGACATTGCCGAGGCTGCTCAGCACGCAGGCCACATTGCTGACCCACACCTTGCTCAGCGGCTTGTATTTTACCAGATACTGGATCACCACACGGGAGGTGAGCTTGTGGGTAAGTCCGGCACTGCGGTCTTCGGGTCGAACGCAGGTGAGCCCCAGGTGGAACACATCGCCCACCTTGTCCACCGGCAGCAGCGCGGCCGAGCAGAAACCGGCCGCCGTGCCGTCACTGCGACGAGCAATGGTAATCACCTTGTCGGCCAGCTCGGCGCGCGTTCCGGCCAGACACTGGTAGTCGGGAATCTCACTGAAGCAGGTCGCGGCAACATCGCGCAGCTCCGCGACCAGGCGCTGGAGCTGCAGCTCGTCGTGACTCTGCCCCGGGCGGTAGAGGAATTCGATTTCATAGGTTTCGCGCTTTTCGATGCCTTCGGACATTTTCATTTCCTTGTTTGGGGTGCCCGATCAGGTCAGTGCCAGGTCGGGAATTTGATCGGCGGCGGGCTGTGCCGGGACGCCGACGGGTACGGTGAGGTTGCGCTTGATCCAGTTCTCGACGAACAGGCGCGTGTGGAGCGGATCGCCCGGCTGCACCTGCGGGCCGATGGCGATGCTCACAAAAACCCGCTGCTTGCCGAAGCAGCGAATGAAGTGTTCGAGGAATCCGTCCTGGTCGACCCAGGCGTCGTCGCGCTCACCGTATTCGAGCGCGATGGGAACGATGGGGTAGCCGTTTTCTTCGGCCACTTCGAAGAGCCCCTTGTAGAAACGCACAATGCCCGGCCCCCGGGTGGTGGTACCTTCAGGAAAAGCGGCGAAGTTCATTCCCTGGTCGAGGACTTCCTTGGCGCGCTTTCGGGCGAGCTTGCGGCTCTTCCTGCACTCGCGGTCGACGAAGACCGTGTTGTTCATTCGCGCCGCGGCGCCCACGAGCGGCCATTCGCCGATCTCTTTTTTCGAGAGAAAGTTGCAGGGAATGACCGAGAGGATCGCCGCGATGTCGATGTAGGATCGATGGTTGGCCAGGATGAGCTGGCGCCCCGATGGCATCTCGCCGCGAATCTGGACCTCCACCCCGAGCACCGCCATGAGCATGCGCGCCCAGTGCTGGCCGATGCGGGCAACTTCCCAGCGGTCGGGCACCCGAAGCAGGGCGTGGAGCTTCATCCAGATGACGGTGAATGCGGTGACGAGCAGGAAGAAGGTGAGCCGAACAAAACCGCGGACGTAATACATGAAGTTCACTGGTGACGCTCCCGCTGTGTGGGGTGCCGCGTGCGTGGCTCCTGCCCGGCGGCACTGTGCCCTTTCCCTGGCTTCGATTTGTATCGGGAAGTTGTTGCGAACTTTCGTGCGATTTTGTGAAAGCCTTGTGTTCTTCAATACTTATGGAAGTGATGGTCAAAACAAACGCACCGCTTTGTCACCACTGCGCGACAGGTGCGGCGCCCGTGTGTCGCGCCCGGACGTATGACTACCGTCATGGGGTTTCCGCGGCGCAATCGGCTAGACTGAAAGTACAAGGGCAGTAGCGGGCATCGAGCCCACGGGGGGATGGAGCCATTCATCACGGACCGGAATTTGCGGCGATTCTGATCGTCTGCTTCATTCTTGCGGCCGGAGCAGCCACGCGGCTGCTCTCGCGCAACTTGCGTACTCCCTACACCGTGGCGATGCTGATCCTGGGCATCGGCATCGGCTTGGTTGCCGAGAAGCTAGGCGGCCACGGCCCCTTCGCGCATTTCTCTGAAATGCTCTCGCGCGGCCAGCTTCTCTCCCACGACATGGTCATCTTCGTCTTCCTGCCCGCGCTGATTTTCGAGTCCGCGTTCGGGATGGACGTCTACGCTTTTCGCAAGGAGCTGGGTTCGGTCACGCTGCTGGCAGTGCCGGCACTGATCATCTGCACCGTGGCGACGGCCTACCTTGTCTTCGGGCTCGCCGGGGATTCCTGGGGCTGGTCGCTCTCCACGGCGCTGGTATTCGGCGCGCTCATCAGCGCCACAGACCCGGTGGCTGTCGTCTCCATCCTGCGTGAAAGCGGCGCGCCAAAGCGGCTGGGCATCCTCATTGAGGGCGAGTCCCTGCTCAACGACGGCACGGCCATCGTCGTTTTCACCGTGCTGCTGGCGCTTCACACTGCCGGACCCGACGCGGCGATGCCCGGGGTTGGCAGCGTGCTCGGTCAATTTGGACTGACCGTGGCGGGGGGCATTCTGGTCGGCCTGCTGCTGGCCTTCCTGCTGCTGCGCTGGATCCGCCGCACCTTCAACGACGCGATGGTAGAGATCACGCTGACGCTGGTGCTCGCCTATTCATGCATGATCTTTGCCGAAGGTTTCTTGCACGTCTCGGGCGTCATGGCAGTGGTTGCAGCAGGTCTGTGGGCCGCCGGGCCCGGCCGCACGAGCATCAGCCCCGAGGTCACCCACTTTCTGCATCGCTTCTGGGAGCTGTTGGCCTATCTGGCCAACACGCTCATTTTCTTTCTCGTCGGTCTGGCCATCGCCGCGCAGCTCGACCGGGCAGAGGCCTTCGACCTGCTGCTGGTTCTCGCGGTCTTCGCTTGCGTCATCGGCGTGCGCTTCGCGGTGATCTTTCTCTTCCGTCCGCTCTACCCCAAGCTCGGCGACGCCATCTCTTCGGCCGAGGCTTTCATCATGTCCTGGGGCGGTATGCGCGGCGCGGTTTCCCTGGCGCTGGCGCTGGCCGTCAACCAGAACGAGGCCATCGACGAAACGGTGCGCCACCAGATTCTGTTCCTGACCGCAGGCGTGGTGCTCCTCACCATTCTGGTGAGCGGCTCAAGCATCGGGTGGCTGCTGCATCGCCTTGGCTTCGACCGGCGCCCGCCCAGTGAAGAACTCGCCGCACTGGCCGCGCAGGAAAAGGCGCTCGAACACGTCGAAGCAAGCATCTCCCACGTCACCCAGGACCGCGCGCTGCGCACCCTTTCCTGGGAGGACGTGCGCGAAGACATCACGCTGCGACGCCGGCAGTTGCAGGATCAGATGGGCAATCTCGAATCGGAACTGCACAAGAGCGGCGGCACCGAAGAGGTCATGAGCTTCTGGCACCGCGCCCTCGACATCGAGCGGCAGGCCTACTGGGACGCTTTTGCCGAGGGGACGCTGGGCGCGAAGGCGGTGCGCGCGCTCAATCTCGAAGTCGATCTCCATCTCGACCGACTCAACCGCGGGCACCTGGAACCGCCGCACTCGCGCATCCACATGGAAGAAGAACACGCCTCGTGGGCACTGCACTACGTTCACGCGCTCGAGCGGCGCTTTCAGCGCGTCGGCTTCGATCGCCTGGCGCTGCTCTACGACATCGCCCGCGCCGAGAGCCGCGCGGCCGAAACGGTGCTGAGCCGTCTGGAAGAGCTCCACAGTGAGGGGAATGCCGCCCTTGCCGAGATCACCGACACCTACAAGCGCTTTCAGCGTCTGGGGAAAGAACGCCTTGAGGAAATGCGCGTGAACCTGCCCGAGATCACCCGCGCCATCGAGGACAAGCTGACAAAGCGCATTGCACTCAATCTCGAACGCGAGGAATACGAAGCGCTCGTCGATCACGGCGCCATCGAGGAAAACGCCGGCAAGAGCGCGCTCACCAGCGTGGAGCTGCGCATGAAGCAGCTCAAGCAATCTTCCACTCGCGGCGAGCTTCCCAGCAACGCCGACCTGGTGCGTCGGGCATCGCTCTTTGCAGCGCTCGAAGAAGAGACCATCGAGAAGATTGCCCGCGAAGTGCGTCAGGTTGTGCTGACACCGGGCGAAAGCCTCTTTCACGAAAACGACAGCGGTGACAGCGTGTTCGTCATCGCCCGCGGCGCGGTGCATGTCATCAAGCAAATCGGCGGAGAAGAAAAGCTGCTCGCGATTCTGGGCGGCGGCGATGTATTCGGCGAGATGGCGTTCCTGACCGGCGAGACACGCACGGCAACCATCAAGGCCGCGACTTCAGTCGTACTTGTAGAACTCTCGCGCAAGAACCTGAGCGGCCTGATGGAATCGATTCCCACCCTCAGCGAGGAAATCTGGCAGGCCTTTGCCCAGCACCAGTTCGATACTTACCTGCGCGCGCTGCCGCGCTTTGCCTCCCTTTCGGCGGAGGCGCGCGCGGCCTGGATCAGCGGGAAGAAGCAAATCGAGCTTGCCGACAAGGAAGTGCTGCCCACCGACGATGCCGCCTATGCCTTCGTTCTCACCGGCGCGCTCGAAGCGGCCGGCAGCACTTTCCAGGCTCCCACGCTCATCGACCTCAAGGGACTTCTCGACCAGCCGCGTGCCTGGCACGGCGCGCGCGTGATTCTGCTGCCCGCGCTGGAGTCGGACGCCTGAGCCTCAGCCCTTGGCCATCATCACCTTGAGGGCCTCGGCGTGCAGGCCGCGCTTCAATGCGCCGATGGTCTTGCGATCCTTTTTTGCATACTCGGCCGCCGCCGCGATGGCGCGCGGCAGAACTTCGGCCTCGGGGGCGATGTCATCGGCAATGTCGCGGGCAAGGGCGGTCTGCGCGTCGTAGCGTTTTCCGGTAACGAGCGCCTCGTGCGCGGCGACGCGCGAGAGGCGCGCGGCAATGAGCGCGTTCATCGCCGGGGTTGTCGGCATTTTCAGGTCCACCTCGGGCAGGCAGAAGTAGCCCCGGTCGCTGCGCATGACCTTGTAATCATGCGCCATCATCAGCATCGCGCCGCCGGCAAAGGCGTGTCCGTTCACCGCTGCAACGGTGTACATGGGAAAGGTCAAAATGCGCGCAAAGAGGGCGTGGACGTCTTCGATGAAGCCTTTCATTTCGCCCGCCCCATCGCCCATGAGCCAGGCGAGATCCAGGCCGTTGGAGTAGAACTTTCCCGCGCCCGTGGTCACCAGCGCGGCCGGGCCGCTGCTGGCTTCCACCTCATCCAGGGCGGCGTTCAGTGCCTCAAGGAACGGACGGTTGTAGCGGTTCTCCCCGTCTTTCATGTGCAGGACGAAGACGTCGCCTTCTTTACTCAAATCGATCATTGGCTTGCCTCTTGTTCTTGCGCGCCGCCACTTCCGGGTGCGCGTCCGCCGTGACTATAGTGAGTCGCGGGCTGCCGGAACATCCGGTCCCACAACAGGGGAATCGCATGGAAGAGAAAGAATTTCGCAGCGTCGCCGACGACACGCTGTTCAAGCTGCTGGAGAGACTCGACGAGATCGAGCTCGACGACGCCGACGTGGAACTGGCCGACGGGGTGCTGACCGTCGAGTTCGAGGACGGCAAAAAGCTTATCGTTTCGCGCCAGAGCGCCGCGAGCCAGCTCTGGCTGGCCGAGCCCGGCGGGGGCTGGCACTTCGACCACTCCGACGGCATCTGGATCTGCGACAAGCGTGGCACGGATCTCATTGAAGACCTGGCCCGGCTCATCACAGAAAAAACCGGCGTGCATGTGAAGTTGCGCCACGATTCCTAGGAAACGGGCGAGAGAAACGCCGCCCTATTTTTCGAATTCAATGATGACCGGCGCGTGGTCGGAGAGACCAGCCTTCTTGTCGATCCAGCCATGGCGCGCCCGTGCGGCCAGGTCCGGTGAGGTCAGCACGTAGTCGATGCGCCAGCCAAGATCCTTCTCGCGCGCGCGGCCGCGGTTGCTCCACCAGGAATAGAGTCCCGGCTCGTGCGGGTGCAGCGAGCGCAGCACGTCCACCCAGCCCTGCTTTAGAAGCCTGGTCATCCACTCACGTTCTTCTGGAAGGAAACCCGAATTCTTGGCATTTCCTTTTGGGTTGTGAATGT
Encoded here:
- a CDS encoding 1-acyl-sn-glycerol-3-phosphate acyltransferase encodes the protein MNFMYYVRGFVRLTFFLLVTAFTVIWMKLHALLRVPDRWEVARIGQHWARMLMAVLGVEVQIRGEMPSGRQLILANHRSYIDIAAILSVIPCNFLSKKEIGEWPLVGAAARMNNTVFVDRECRKSRKLARKRAKEVLDQGMNFAAFPEGTTTRGPGIVRFYKGLFEVAEENGYPIVPIALEYGERDDAWVDQDGFLEHFIRCFGKQRVFVSIAIGPQVQPGDPLHTRLFVENWIKRNLTVPVGVPAQPAADQIPDLALT
- a CDS encoding cation:proton antiporter, coding for MRTPYTVAMLILGIGIGLVAEKLGGHGPFAHFSEMLSRGQLLSHDMVIFVFLPALIFESAFGMDVYAFRKELGSVTLLAVPALIICTVATAYLVFGLAGDSWGWSLSTALVFGALISATDPVAVVSILRESGAPKRLGILIEGESLLNDGTAIVVFTVLLALHTAGPDAAMPGVGSVLGQFGLTVAGGILVGLLLAFLLLRWIRRTFNDAMVEITLTLVLAYSCMIFAEGFLHVSGVMAVVAAGLWAAGPGRTSISPEVTHFLHRFWELLAYLANTLIFFLVGLAIAAQLDRAEAFDLLLVLAVFACVIGVRFAVIFLFRPLYPKLGDAISSAEAFIMSWGGMRGAVSLALALAVNQNEAIDETVRHQILFLTAGVVLLTILVSGSSIGWLLHRLGFDRRPPSEELAALAAQEKALEHVEASISHVTQDRALRTLSWEDVREDITLRRRQLQDQMGNLESELHKSGGTEEVMSFWHRALDIERQAYWDAFAEGTLGAKAVRALNLEVDLHLDRLNRGHLEPPHSRIHMEEEHASWALHYVHALERRFQRVGFDRLALLYDIARAESRAAETVLSRLEELHSEGNAALAEITDTYKRFQRLGKERLEEMRVNLPEITRAIEDKLTKRIALNLEREEYEALVDHGAIEENAGKSALTSVELRMKQLKQSSTRGELPSNADLVRRASLFAALEEETIEKIAREVRQVVLTPGESLFHENDSGDSVFVIARGAVHVIKQIGGEEKLLAILGGGDVFGEMAFLTGETRTATIKAATSVVLVELSRKNLSGLMESIPTLSEEIWQAFAQHQFDTYLRALPRFASLSAEARAAWISGKKQIELADKEVLPTDDAAYAFVLTGALEAAGSTFQAPTLIDLKGLLDQPRAWHGARVILLPALESDA
- a CDS encoding enoyl-CoA hydratase/isomerase family protein, whose amino-acid sequence is MIDLSKEGDVFVLHMKDGENRYNRPFLEALNAALDEVEASSGPAALVTTGAGKFYSNGLDLAWLMGDGAGEMKGFIEDVHALFARILTFPMYTVAAVNGHAFAGGAMLMMAHDYKVMRSDRGYFCLPEVDLKMPTTPAMNALIAARLSRVAAHEALVTGKRYDAQTALARDIADDIAPEAEVLPRAIAAAAEYAKKDRKTIGALKRGLHAEALKVMMAKG
- the cyaY gene encoding iron donor protein CyaY is translated as MEEKEFRSVADDTLFKLLERLDEIELDDADVELADGVLTVEFEDGKKLIVSRQSAASQLWLAEPGGGWHFDHSDGIWICDKRGTDLIEDLARLITEKTGVHVKLRHDS